Proteins encoded in a region of the Podarcis muralis chromosome 2, rPodMur119.hap1.1, whole genome shotgun sequence genome:
- the SLC39A7 gene encoding zinc transporter SLC39A7 encodes MAASRLFASPQPTDVATAVVLCLALLWGASAQHEGFHGHAHEDFHHGHSHAHGHGHTHEDIWHGHAHDDGHTHEHIWHGHDDGHGHTHEGIRHGHAHEDHHGHSHSHGGHLHEGLHHGHSHEDFHHGHEGHHHGHGHFHDGPLHHSNSHESPAGGPSKAQSSPGNNKPLPRREKLEPLQLWTYAIGATLLISAAPYFILFLIPVESNTSQHQALLKLLLSFASGGLLGDAFLHLIPHALEPHSHHGEGAGHSHVKPESHGHSHQGSEHQHMMSVGLWVLGGIVAFLVVEKFVRHVKGGHGHHGHSHVPKAKSSDDEAEKEPLRGKTSEKTTAPSQGKQKPPDSAMRVSGYLNLAADFAHNFTDGLALGASFLAGGTVGAVTTLTVLLHEVPHEVGDFAILVQSGCSKKKAMKLQLVTALGALAGTVCSLLAEGVGEAATAWILPFTAGGFIYVATVSVIPELLQDSGPVQSLLEVLGLVGGVAMMVFIAQYE; translated from the exons ATGGCTGCTAGCAGGTTGTTCGCGAGCCCCCAGCCCACGGACGTGGCCACCGCCGTGGTGCTCTGCTTGGCGCTGCTGTGGGGAGCCTCCGCGCAGCACGAGGGCTTTCATGGCCACGCTCACGAGGACTTCCACCACGGCCACAGCCACGCTCACGGCCATGGCCACACGCACGAGGATATCTGGCACGGCCACGCACATGACGACGGCCACACGCACGAGCATATCTGGCACGGCCACGATGACGGCCATGGGCACACGCACGAGGGTATCCGGCACGGCCACGCTCACGAGGACCACCATGGACACAGCCACTCGCATGGGGGCCACTTGCACGAAGGCTTGCACCACGGGCACTCGCACGAGGATTTTCACCATGGGCACGAGGGCCACCACCATGGTCATGGCCATTTCCACGACGGTCCTCTCCACCACAGCAACTCGCACGAGTCTCCTGCTGGCGGCCCCAGCAAGGCCCAATCCTCCCCTGGGAACAATAAGCCTTTGCCGCGGAGGGAGAAATTGGAGCCGCTGCAGTTGTGGACTTAC GCCATTGGCGCCACTCTCCTCATCAGCGCTGCCCCGTACTTCATCCTCTTCCTCATCCCGGTGGAGTCCAACACCTCCCAGCACCAAGCCCTCCTCAAACTGCTGCTCAGCTTCGCCTCGGGGGGGCTTCTGGGAGACGCCTTCCTGCACCTCATCCCTCACGCGCTGG AGCCGCACTCCCACCACGGGGAAGGCGCAGGACACAGCCACGTGAAGCCGGAATCCCACGGGCATTCTCACCAAG GTTCTGAGCACCAGCACATGATGTCGGTGGGCCTCTGGGTCCTGGGCGGCATTGTGGCCTTCCTGGTGGTGGAGAAGTTCGTCCGGCACGTCAAAGGAGGCCACGGACACCACGGACACAGCCACG TTCCCAAAGCCAAGAGCAGCGACGACGAGGCAGAAAAAGAGCCTTTGCGGGGAAAGACATCGGAGAAAACCACAGCCCCCTCCCAGGGGAAGCAGAAGCCCCCCGACTCTG ccatgcgTGTGTCTGGATACCTGAACCTGGCCGCCGACTTTGCCCACAACTTCACGGACGGGCTGGCGCTGGGGGCGTCCTTCCTGGCGGGGGGCACGGTCGGGGCCGTCACCACCCTGACGGTCCTGCTCCACGAGGTGCCCCACGAGGTGGGCGACTTCGCCATCCTCGTCCAGTCCGGCTGCAGCAAGAAGAAG GCGAtgaagcttcagctggtgacgGCGCTGGGCGCCCTGGCGGGCACGGTCTGCTCGCTGCTGGCAGAAGGCGTGGGCGAGGCGGCCACGGCCTGGATCCTGCCCTTCACGGCCGGCGGCTTCATCTACGTGGCCACCGTCTCGGTCATCCCTGAGCTGCTGCAGGACTCGGGGCCGGTGCAGTCGCTGCTGGAGGTGCTGGGACTGGTCGGCGGAGTCGCCATGATGGTCTTCATCGCCCAGTACGAGTAG
- the HSD17B8 gene encoding (3R)-3-hydroxyacyl-CoA dehydrogenase gives MAAHLRLRGTLALVTGGGSGIGRAICARFAREGAQVAIADCDEAGAAQTLRGLQAGDHQALRVDVGCAKSVANLVAQIQARFSRPANVCVNCAGITMDEFLLKQTEEAFDAVLRVNLKGTFLVTQAVAKALVASGASGGSIINLGSIVGKVGNLGQVNYSASKAGVEALSKTAAKELARYGIRCNTVLPGFVRSPMTDKVPQKVLDKFAAMVPLGRLGEPEDVAEVCAFLASDDSRYITGASLEVTGGLFI, from the exons ATGGCCGCCCACCTGCGGCTGCGAGGGACCCTGGCCCTGGTGACAG GGGGCGGCAGTGGCATCGGCCGCGCCATCTGCGCCCGCTTTGCCCGCGAAGGGGCCCAGGTGGCCATAGCGGACTGCGATGAGGCCGGTGCAGCCCAGACGCTTCGGGGGCTCCAGGCGGGCGACCACCAGGCCCTGCGCGTCGACGTGGGGTGCGCCAAGAGCGTGGCCAACCTCGTGGCCCAGATCCAG GCCCGCTTCTCCCGCCCGGCCAACGTCTGCGTCAACTGCGCCGGCATCACCATGGACGAGTTCCTGCTGAAGCAGACGGAGGAGGCCTTTGACGCCGTCCTCAGGGTCAACCTCAAG GGGACCTTCCTGGTGACGCAGGCCGTGGCGAAGGCGCTGGTGGCAAGCGGGGCTTCAGGGGGCTCCATCATCAACCTAGGGAGCATCGTGGGCAAG gtgGGGAATCTGGGGCAGGTGAACTATTCAGCCTCCAAGGCTGGGGTAGAGGCCCTCTCCAAGACGGCAGCCAAGGAGCTGGCCAG GTACGGGATCCGCTGCAACACGGTTCTGCCAGGGTTCGTCCGCTCCCCCATGACGGACAAGGTCCCCCAGAAAGTGCTGGACAAG TTTGCCGCCATGGTGCCGCTGGGACGCCTCGGGGAGCCCGAAG ATGTTGCCGAGGTTTGTGCTTTCCTGGCCTCTGACGACAGCCGCTACATCACCGGCGCCAGCCTGGAAGTGACCG gGGGTCTTTTCATCTGA
- the RING1 gene encoding E3 ubiquitin-protein ligase RING1 — MATPANVQSASKTWELSLYELHRTPQEAVMDGTEIAVSPRSLHSELMCPICLDMLKHTMTTKECLHRFCSDCIVTALRSGNKECPTCRKKLVSKRSLRPDPNFDALISKIYPSRDEYEAHQDRVLAKLNRLHNQQALRSSMEEGLKMQAMNRGQRARKHPQESDNTTFSGAEDNCDSRSHLSNASAPSQIEAGPSCKRSRASDESCAEPETSHEGGRRSPEPGSSEIELVFQPHPVLVEKGAYAQTRYVKTTANATVDHLSKYLALRIALEEAPGPGAEAPALEDVSEKQYTIYITTAGGAFTTLNGSVTLELVNEKYWKLSKPLELYYAPTKEQK, encoded by the exons ATGGCGACGCCGGCCAACGTGCAGAGTGCCAGCAAGACCTGGGAGCTCAGCCTGTACGAACTTCACCGGACgccacag GAGGCCGTGATGGACGGGACGGAGATTGCCGTCTCCCCGCGAAGCCTCCACAGCGAGCTGATGTGCCCCATCTGCCTGGACATGCTCAAGCACACCATGACCACCAAGGAGTGCCTGCACCGGTTCTGCTCCGACTGCATCGTGACGGCCCTGCGGAGCGG GAACAAGGAGTGCCCGACCTGCCGCAAGAAGCTGGTCTCCAAGCGCTCCCTGCGCCCCGACCCGAACTTTGACGCCCTCATCTCCAAGATCTACCCCAGCCGGGACGAGTACGAGGCGCACCAAGACCGCGTCCTGGCCAAGCTCAACCGCCTGCACAACCAGCAGGCCCTGCGCAGCAGCATGGAGGAGGGGCTCAAGATGCAGGCCATGAACAG GGGGCAGCGTGCCCGGAAGCACCCCCAAGAGTCGGACAACACCACCTTCAGCGGGGCGGAGGACAACTGCGACAGCCGCTCCCACCTCAGCAACGCCTCGGCCCCCAGCCAGATCGAGGCCGGGCCAAGCTGCAAGCGCTCACGGGCCTCGGACGAGTCGTGCGCCGAGCCAGAGACCTCGCACGAGGGGGGCCGCCGGAGCCCCGAGCCCGGCAGCAGCGAGATTGAGCTGGTCTTCCAGCCTCACCCCGTCCTGGTGGAGAAGGGAGCCTATGCCCAGACCAG gtACGTCAAGACCACGGCCAACGCCACAGTGGACCACCTCTCCAAATACCTGGCCCTGCGCATCGCTCTGGAAGAGGCTCCGGGGCCCGGGGCCGAAGCCCCCGCCCTGGAGGACGTCAGCGAGAAGCAGTACACCATCTACATCACCACGGCCGGGGGGGCCTTCACG ACCCTGAACGGATCTGTCACTTTGGAGCTGGTGAACGAGAAGTACTGGAAGCTGAGCAAGCCCCTCGAGCTGTACTATGCCCCCACCAAGGAGCAGAAATGA